Part of the Ornithinimicrobium flavum genome, ATCATGATCACCGACGTCTACCGGGTCTCGCCGTTCGCCACCCTGCGCGAGGCCCTGCTCCTCATGGGGGAGCGGGGCGTCAAGAGCCTCGTCGTGGACCGCCGGGGCGAGCACGACTCCTTCGGGCTGCTGGCCTACTCCCACATCCTGCGCACGATCGTGGCGGAGGAGGGCGACATCGACCTCATCAACGTCTACGACGTCGCGCTCACCCCGGTCATCACCGTGGCGCCCGAGCTGTCCGTCCGCAACGCCGCCGCGATGATGGACCGCTACCGGCTCAACCGGCTGGTCGTCACGCAGCAGAACTCCCTGGTGGGACTGGTGACGATGAACGACATCGTCGCCCGGATCATCGCCAGCCTCGACGAGGGGCAGTCCCCGCTCTCGCACGTCTGAGCCGGGCGCGCCGTGCCGTCCCGACGGTCGGGGGCGCCTCAGACCCGGACGAGCAGCTTGCCGAAGTTCCTGCCCTCGAGCATGCCGATGAAGGCCTCCGGGGCGCTCTCCAGCCCGTCGACGACGTCCTCCCGGTAGCGCAGCCGCCCGTCCCGCACCCACGCCGTGGCCTCGTCGAGGAAGTCGTCGTGCATCTCCGGCACGAACTCGTTCTGGATGAACCCCCGGAGGGTGAGGCTCCTGGACAGGACCAGGGAGAGGAAGCCGGGCAGGCGGTCCCGGCGCTCCAGGTCGGCGCCGTTGTACTGCGCCACCAGGCCGCACACCGGGATCCGGGCGTAGAGGTTGAGCAGCGGCATCACGGCCTCGGCGACGTGGCCCCCGACGTTCTCGAAGTAGACGTCGATCCCGTCGGGCACGGCCTCGGCCAGCCTGGCCCGGAAGTCCGGGTCGCGGTGGTCGACCGCCGCGTCGAACCCGAACTCCTCCAGCAGGGCCCGGCACTTCTCCGGCCCGCCGGCGATGCCGACGGCGCGGGCGCCCCTGATCCTCGCGATCTGCCCGACGGCCGAGCCGACCGGTCCGGTGGCCGCCGCGACGACGACGGTCTCGCCGGCCTTCGGCTGCCCGATCCTCAGCAGGCCGGAGTATGCGGTGAAGCCGGGCATCCCCAGCACGCCCAGGGCCGTGGACACGGGCGCCGCCGAGGGGTCCAGCCTTCGCACGTGGGTGCCGTCGACGACGGCGTGCGACTGCCACCCGGCCCCGGCCAGCACGTGGTCGCCCACGGCCAGGTCCGGGTGCCGGGACTCCAGCACCTCGCCGACCGTGCCGCCCATCATGACGTCGCCCACCTCGAGGGGCGCGGCGTACGACCTCGCCGTGCTCATCCGCCCCCGCATGTAGGGGTCGAGGGAGAGGTAGACGGTGCGCAGCAGCACCTGCCCGTCGCCCACCGTGGGAAGGTCGACGACCTCGGTCCGGAAGTTCTCCGGGGTCGGGGCGCCGTCCGGGCGGGAGGCGAGGACGATCCGGGTGCTGGTCGTGGGGTGGTCAGCCATGAGGGCCAGTCTGCCTGCCGGTCAGCCCACCCGGCCCAGCACGTGTCCCCGGGCCTCGGCATACCGCTCCCTCACCTGCGGTCCGTCCGCCCCCGGCGCGACCGTGGTCAGGCCCGGCAGCGGCCAGGACGGCGGTTCCGGCGTCGAGGCGAGGACCCAGGCCGCCTGCCGGGCGGCACCACCCGCGACGTACTCGTCGGGCTCCGGCACCAGCACCGGTGCCCCCAGCACGTCCGCCAGCGCCTGCCGGAGCGAGAGCGAGCGGGCGGCCCCCACCACCTGGTCCAGGCCCGAGGTCCTGGACCAGGTCTGGGTCAAGCGCCGCACCGACCACCCGGTCGGGCCGGACCTGGTCGAGGTGCTCGGCGCACGGCCCGCGGACGGGCCGAGGCACCCCATACCCGGGGTCGACCCGGCGCCCGCCACCGAGCAGGGCGGCGTGCCCGGGTCCTGGTGGACCCGCCTGCCCCACTTCCGCCTCGAGCACGTGCCCTCAGCCGGCCGGGAGATCCAGAGCGAGTGGCTGGTGCC contains:
- a CDS encoding CBS domain-containing protein — its product is MLTVADIMITDVYRVSPFATLREALLLMGERGVKSLVVDRRGEHDSFGLLAYSHILRTIVAEEGDIDLINVYDVALTPVITVAPELSVRNAAAMMDRYRLNRLVVTQQNSLVGLVTMNDIVARIIASLDEGQSPLSHV
- a CDS encoding NADP-dependent oxidoreductase, yielding MADHPTTSTRIVLASRPDGAPTPENFRTEVVDLPTVGDGQVLLRTVYLSLDPYMRGRMSTARSYAAPLEVGDVMMGGTVGEVLESRHPDLAVGDHVLAGAGWQSHAVVDGTHVRRLDPSAAPVSTALGVLGMPGFTAYSGLLRIGQPKAGETVVVAAATGPVGSAVGQIARIRGARAVGIAGGPEKCRALLEEFGFDAAVDHRDPDFRARLAEAVPDGIDVYFENVGGHVAEAVMPLLNLYARIPVCGLVAQYNGADLERRDRLPGFLSLVLSRSLTLRGFIQNEFVPEMHDDFLDEATAWVRDGRLRYREDVVDGLESAPEAFIGMLEGRNFGKLLVRV